A single genomic interval of Mycolicibacterium sp. MU0053 harbors:
- a CDS encoding cytochrome P450 → MERAATCPFAPPPGVMELAAQAPLSRVRIWNGTTPWLVTGYEVARALFADSRVSVDDRNTGFPHWNEHMLSTVYKRPRSVFTSDAEEHTRFRRMLSRPFTFKRVEGLRPYIQRVTDECIDAMLAGPQTADVVSQLALPVPTQVISEMLGVPYEDHEFFQHHANVGLARNASAEDGQKGAMSLHGYLIDLVKKKMENPAEDAISDLAERVTAGEISVKEAAQLGTGLLIAGHETTANMIGIGVLALLENPEQAAVLRDTDDPKVIANAAEELMRYLSIIQNGQRRVALEDIEIAGVTIKANDGIILDLAPANWDAAAFADPDKLNLTRDNAREELGFGYGRHQCVGMQLARAELQIVFHTLLRRIPTMRLAIPFDEVPFKHDRLAYGVYSLPITW, encoded by the coding sequence ATGGAGCGCGCCGCCACGTGTCCCTTCGCGCCGCCGCCCGGGGTGATGGAACTCGCGGCCCAGGCGCCGCTGTCCCGGGTAAGAATCTGGAACGGCACCACGCCGTGGTTGGTCACCGGTTACGAGGTCGCCCGCGCGCTGTTCGCCGACTCCCGGGTCAGCGTCGACGACCGCAACACCGGCTTCCCGCACTGGAACGAGCACATGCTCTCCACCGTGTACAAGCGACCGCGTTCGGTGTTCACCTCCGACGCCGAGGAGCACACCCGGTTCCGTCGGATGCTGTCGCGGCCCTTCACGTTCAAGCGGGTCGAGGGTCTGCGGCCCTACATCCAGCGGGTGACCGACGAGTGCATCGACGCGATGCTGGCCGGACCCCAGACCGCCGATGTGGTGTCGCAGCTGGCACTTCCGGTGCCCACGCAGGTCATCAGCGAAATGCTCGGCGTCCCGTACGAGGACCACGAGTTCTTCCAGCACCACGCCAATGTCGGGTTGGCGCGCAACGCCAGCGCGGAGGACGGCCAAAAGGGTGCGATGAGCCTGCACGGCTATTTGATCGATCTGGTCAAGAAGAAGATGGAGAATCCGGCCGAGGACGCCATCTCCGACCTGGCCGAGCGGGTCACCGCGGGTGAGATCAGCGTCAAGGAGGCCGCCCAGCTGGGCACCGGGCTGTTGATCGCGGGGCATGAGACCACCGCCAACATGATCGGGATCGGTGTGCTGGCGCTGCTGGAAAACCCGGAACAGGCCGCCGTGCTGCGGGATACCGATGACCCGAAGGTGATCGCCAATGCCGCCGAGGAGCTGATGCGCTACCTGAGCATCATTCAGAACGGGCAGCGCCGGGTTGCGCTGGAAGACATCGAGATCGCGGGTGTCACCATCAAGGCCAACGACGGCATCATCCTCGACCTGGCACCGGCCAACTGGGACGCCGCCGCGTTCGCCGATCCCGACAAGCTCAACCTGACCCGGGACAACGCCCGCGAAGAACTGGGCTTCGGCTACGGGCGTCATCAGTGCGTCGGCATGCAGCTGGCGCGCGCGGAACTGCAGATCGTGTTCCACACGCTGCTGCGCCGCATCCCGACCATGCGGCTGGCGATCCCGTTCGACGAGGTGCCGTTCAAGCACGACCGGCTGGCGTACGGCGTCTACAGCCTGCCCATCACCTGGTAG
- a CDS encoding alpha/beta fold hydrolase, which produces MISAFTRNGEVRIHYLDSGGDDRGAPIVFVPGMTDVAEDYRAVLPAFGRRTAVVEVRGHGRSDAPAGGYDLETLSGDVGAVIDALTSGPVHLVTFSRGTAAATWWTLQYPARVRSLSIGDYVPEEIALGPDQAQYLLDGRWRGTPVRERVDEHAMRSTFDSAQARPFWEPLSRLQIPLLAVRSGVEGLIDDDAWARYRTLFPSAELVEFDDSPHDIFRPDRERYPLLVRDHADRADLAY; this is translated from the coding sequence ATGATATCCGCGTTCACCCGCAACGGCGAGGTCCGCATTCACTACCTCGACTCCGGCGGCGACGACCGCGGCGCCCCCATCGTGTTCGTGCCCGGCATGACCGATGTGGCCGAGGACTACCGCGCGGTGCTGCCGGCGTTCGGCCGCCGCACCGCGGTGGTGGAGGTGCGGGGGCACGGCCGCAGCGACGCGCCGGCGGGCGGCTACGACCTGGAAACGCTGAGCGGCGATGTCGGGGCGGTGATCGACGCGCTGACCTCGGGCCCCGTACACCTGGTGACGTTCTCGCGCGGGACGGCGGCCGCCACCTGGTGGACACTGCAGTACCCCGCCCGGGTCCGGTCACTGTCCATCGGCGATTACGTGCCCGAGGAAATCGCCCTGGGCCCCGATCAGGCTCAGTACCTGTTGGACGGTCGGTGGCGCGGGACGCCGGTGCGTGAGCGTGTCGATGAACACGCCATGCGCAGCACCTTCGACTCGGCACAGGCCAGGCCGTTCTGGGAACCGCTGTCCCGGTTACAGATTCCGCTGCTGGCGGTACGCAGCGGCGTCGAGGGCCTCATCGATGACGACGCCTGGGCCCGCTACCGGACGTTGTTCCCGAGCGCCGAGCTGGTCGAGTTCGACGACTCCCCGCACGACATCTTTCGACCCGACCGGGAGCGGTACCCACTTCTGGTCCGCGACCATGCCGACCGCGCGGACCTGGCGTATTGA
- a CDS encoding TetR/AcrR family transcriptional regulator has product MSTRAAQAVERALDNRHREATGEVERILAAAVAVMQRVAPEPPRVSDIVEAAGSSKKAFYRYFAGKDDLLLAVMERGIGLVVSYLGHQMDKADDPGDRVARWITGALAQVSDPHLISMSRAVAEQLARTEPVDAIMAPMRDLLIAPIAALGSEDPGRDADAIFHLTIATMRRYVGSGAQPEPADVAHLVRFCMRGIDSHREDQR; this is encoded by the coding sequence ATGAGCACCCGGGCCGCCCAGGCCGTCGAGCGCGCCCTGGACAACCGCCACCGGGAGGCCACCGGCGAGGTCGAACGCATTCTGGCCGCGGCCGTCGCCGTGATGCAACGGGTGGCGCCGGAGCCGCCGCGGGTCAGCGACATCGTCGAGGCTGCCGGTTCGTCGAAGAAGGCGTTCTACCGCTACTTCGCGGGCAAGGACGACCTGCTGTTGGCGGTGATGGAGCGGGGCATCGGGCTGGTGGTCTCCTATCTGGGCCATCAGATGGACAAGGCCGACGACCCCGGCGACCGGGTCGCCCGCTGGATCACCGGCGCCCTGGCGCAGGTCTCGGACCCGCACCTGATCAGCATGAGCCGCGCCGTCGCCGAGCAGTTGGCGCGCACCGAACCCGTCGACGCGATCATGGCACCGATGCGGGATCTGCTGATCGCTCCCATCGCGGCGCTCGGCAGCGAGGATCCCGGCCGGGACGCGGACGCGATTTTCCACCTGACCATCGCGACCATGCGCCGCTACGTCGGCTCGGGCGCACAACCCGAACCCGCGGATGTGGCACATCTGGTTCGGTTCTGCATGCGCGGAATCGACTCCCACCGAGAGGATCAGAGATGA
- a CDS encoding cyclase family protein: MAGTMHDFRKMADEVRNWGRWGAADEVGTLNFITPEKVVEAAGLARQGKVFPLGVDFGSNGPQGAFKFRNNPVHVMTVDGGDADTLVRYGPEWLRNAVAHDVSAFFADNPFRFNDDMVVMNLQAASQWDALSHVYYEDKLYNGFPADSVTSFGAYHCGIDKVDGKGITSRGVLLDVVRFRGAEVFLEPGSPVTPDELDAVARSQGVQVRSGDVVLVHTGWWTRFSATGDGAEAGSGLDWRCAAWLHANEVAAVAADNLMVEDPDPSAGVEGTFLPMHMLCLRDMGLMLGEYWDLGALSADCAADGIYEFQLIAPPLSVVGAVGSPVNPIAIK; the protein is encoded by the coding sequence ATGGCCGGCACCATGCACGATTTCCGCAAGATGGCCGACGAGGTGCGCAACTGGGGTCGCTGGGGCGCCGCCGACGAGGTGGGCACGCTGAACTTCATCACCCCGGAGAAGGTCGTCGAGGCCGCCGGCTTGGCCAGGCAGGGCAAGGTGTTTCCGCTCGGGGTGGACTTCGGCTCCAACGGTCCGCAGGGCGCGTTCAAGTTCCGTAACAACCCCGTCCACGTGATGACCGTCGACGGGGGCGACGCCGACACGCTGGTGCGCTACGGGCCCGAGTGGCTACGCAACGCGGTGGCGCACGACGTCAGCGCGTTCTTCGCCGACAACCCGTTCCGGTTCAACGATGACATGGTCGTGATGAACTTGCAGGCCGCCTCGCAGTGGGATGCGCTCAGCCACGTGTACTACGAGGACAAGCTGTACAACGGATTTCCCGCCGATTCGGTGACCAGCTTCGGGGCTTACCACTGCGGCATCGACAAGGTCGACGGCAAGGGCATCACATCGCGGGGGGTGCTGCTCGACGTGGTGCGCTTCCGTGGGGCGGAGGTGTTCCTGGAACCGGGCAGCCCGGTCACGCCGGACGAACTCGATGCGGTGGCCCGGAGTCAGGGCGTGCAGGTGCGCAGCGGTGACGTGGTGCTGGTCCACACCGGCTGGTGGACCCGCTTCAGCGCCACCGGCGACGGCGCCGAGGCCGGGTCCGGGCTGGACTGGCGTTGTGCGGCCTGGCTGCACGCCAACGAGGTCGCCGCGGTCGCGGCCGACAACCTGATGGTCGAGGATCCCGATCCGAGCGCCGGCGTCGAGGGCACCTTCCTGCCCATGCACATGCTGTGCCTGCGTGACATGGGCCTGATGCTCGGGGAATACTGGGACCTGGGCGCGTTGTCCGCCGACTGCGCCGCCGACGGCATCTACGAGTTCCAATTGATCGCACCCCCGCTCAGTGTCGTTGGGGCGGTGGGCTCCCCGGTGAATCCGATCGCGATCAAATAG
- a CDS encoding coniferyl-alcohol dehydrogenase encodes MTALDELVRYDGKHVVVTGCASGIGSQAALQLRRLGARVTGLDLRVPQHEVDDFIAVDLSDPESVDAAGGAVDGGVDALFNVAGVSSGIGDPMLVVRINFLGMRAFTETMMQRIPAGGSITSVSSLAASAYRENASVTAGLVATGSPAEGVRWCTEHPDALADGGGYRLSKEATILYTMGKVSELGARGIRINCTAPGVTETPILDQLRSAYGEQYLDSFTTPLGRASTAEEQAAVLVFLGSPAASYITGQVIWADGGILAQRFSSSYGSLDKISGR; translated from the coding sequence GTGACCGCCCTCGATGAGCTGGTGCGCTACGACGGTAAACACGTCGTGGTCACCGGCTGCGCGTCGGGGATCGGCTCGCAGGCGGCGCTGCAATTGCGGCGGCTGGGCGCGCGCGTGACGGGGCTGGACCTCAGGGTGCCGCAGCACGAGGTCGACGACTTCATCGCGGTGGACCTGTCCGATCCGGAGTCGGTGGATGCCGCCGGCGGCGCGGTCGACGGCGGCGTCGACGCGCTGTTCAACGTCGCCGGGGTGTCCTCCGGCATCGGTGACCCGATGCTGGTGGTGCGGATCAACTTCCTGGGCATGCGGGCTTTCACCGAGACGATGATGCAACGGATCCCCGCCGGGGGTTCGATCACCTCGGTGTCCTCGTTGGCCGCGTCGGCCTATCGCGAGAATGCCTCCGTGACAGCCGGTCTGGTCGCCACCGGATCCCCAGCTGAGGGGGTGCGGTGGTGCACCGAGCATCCCGACGCGCTCGCTGACGGCGGCGGGTATCGGCTGTCCAAGGAGGCGACGATCCTCTACACCATGGGCAAGGTGAGCGAACTCGGAGCGCGCGGTATCCGGATCAACTGCACCGCCCCCGGAGTGACCGAGACGCCGATCCTCGACCAGTTGCGGTCGGCCTACGGCGAGCAGTACCTCGACTCGTTCACCACGCCGTTGGGCCGCGCCTCCACCGCCGAGGAGCAGGCCGCCGTGCTGGTGTTCCTCGGCAGTCCGGCGGCCAGTTACATCACCGGTCAGGTGATTTGGGCCGACGGGGGCATCCTGGCCCAGCGGTTCAGTTCTTCGTACGGTTCCCTCGACAAGATCTCCGGAAGGTAG
- a CDS encoding alpha/beta fold hydrolase, whose amino-acid sequence MSKGFERRTTTVDGLVTSYLAAGPADAAETVVLLHGGEFGAGAELGWEHTIPALAQRFRVLAPDMLGYGGSAKVLDFVDGRGMRIRHIAAFCAHLGVDSAHFVGNSMGAINLLVDATATEPLLPMRSLVAICGGGEIQNNEHMRALYDYDATPEAMKRIVAALFSAPSYPEDEAYVARRQESATLPGAWEAIAAARFRRPGSEPPAAASSRRAYERITAAALIVEGGADKLLPPGWAAEIAGQISGARSAVIDAAGHCPQIEQPGAVNELLLSFLTEQRDTDRADPKSGAHAS is encoded by the coding sequence GTGAGTAAGGGCTTTGAGCGCCGGACCACCACGGTCGACGGGTTGGTCACCAGCTATCTGGCGGCCGGGCCGGCCGACGCCGCCGAGACCGTGGTGCTGCTGCACGGCGGTGAATTCGGTGCCGGCGCCGAACTCGGCTGGGAGCACACGATTCCCGCGCTGGCGCAACGGTTCCGGGTGCTGGCGCCCGACATGCTCGGCTACGGCGGGTCGGCCAAGGTGCTCGATTTCGTCGACGGTCGGGGGATGCGAATCCGGCATATCGCGGCGTTCTGTGCGCACCTCGGCGTCGACTCCGCGCACTTCGTCGGGAACTCGATGGGGGCCATCAACCTGCTGGTCGACGCCACCGCCACGGAACCGCTGCTGCCGATGCGCAGCCTGGTGGCGATCTGCGGCGGCGGTGAGATCCAGAACAACGAACACATGCGGGCGCTGTATGACTACGACGCCACCCCGGAGGCAATGAAACGCATTGTGGCCGCGCTGTTCTCCGCGCCGTCCTATCCGGAAGACGAGGCCTATGTGGCGCGGCGCCAGGAATCGGCGACCCTGCCGGGAGCCTGGGAAGCCATTGCCGCGGCCCGGTTCCGGCGGCCGGGTTCGGAACCGCCGGCGGCGGCGTCGAGTCGACGGGCATATGAACGGATCACCGCTGCGGCGCTGATCGTCGAGGGCGGTGCCGACAAGCTGCTGCCGCCGGGCTGGGCCGCCGAGATCGCCGGGCAGATCTCGGGCGCACGGTCCGCGGTCATCGACGCTGCCGGGCACTGCCCGCAGATCGAACAACCCGGGGCGGTCAACGAACTGCTGCTGTCGTTTCTGACCGAACAGCGCGACACCGATCGAGCAGACCCCAAGAGCGGAGCACACGCGTCATGA
- a CDS encoding Txe/YoeB family addiction module toxin translates to MRSIHFDPDAWEDFQFWLAADRKTARRITRLIAGIQRDPFSGIGKPEPLKGELSGYWSRRITDEHRLVYRADENEVKILKARYHY, encoded by the coding sequence ATGAGAAGTATCCACTTCGATCCCGACGCGTGGGAGGACTTCCAGTTTTGGTTGGCCGCTGATCGCAAAACCGCGCGGCGGATCACAAGGCTCATCGCAGGGATCCAACGAGACCCGTTCTCCGGCATCGGGAAACCGGAGCCCCTCAAGGGGGAACTCTCCGGCTACTGGTCTCGGCGCATCACAGACGAACACCGACTCGTCTACCGGGCTGATGAGAACGAGGTCAAGATCCTCAAAGCTCGGTACCACTACTGA
- a CDS encoding SDR family NAD(P)-dependent oxidoreductase → MTNEQSGELAGKVAVITGGAAGLGRGIAERFLAEGAKVVVGDLAEEAPLDGDYRFVATDVADLDQVARLVSSAVDTFGGLDIMVNNAGVSGTMHRRFLDDDLTDFHSVMSVNLLGVMAGTRDAARYMAEHGGGSILNLTSIGGIQAGGGVQTYRASKAAVIQFTKSVAIELAHYEIRVNAIAPGNIRTAIVKKSAAGADLEELEQFEERIRAQMRADRPLKREGTVDDVAEAALYFAGDRSPYVTGTVLPIDGGTVAGKVIARKPKPQTT, encoded by the coding sequence ATGACCAACGAGCAGTCCGGCGAACTGGCAGGCAAAGTCGCGGTGATCACCGGGGGAGCGGCGGGTCTCGGGCGCGGGATCGCCGAGCGCTTCCTCGCCGAGGGGGCCAAGGTGGTGGTCGGGGACCTGGCCGAGGAGGCGCCGCTGGATGGGGACTACCGCTTCGTGGCGACCGACGTCGCCGACCTCGATCAGGTCGCGCGGTTGGTGTCGAGCGCGGTGGACACCTTCGGGGGACTGGACATCATGGTGAACAACGCGGGAGTTTCGGGCACCATGCACCGGCGTTTTCTCGACGATGATCTGACCGACTTCCACAGCGTGATGTCGGTGAACCTGCTCGGGGTGATGGCCGGTACCCGCGACGCCGCCCGGTACATGGCCGAGCACGGTGGCGGTTCGATCCTGAACCTGACCTCGATCGGCGGGATCCAGGCCGGCGGCGGCGTGCAGACCTATCGGGCGTCCAAGGCCGCGGTCATCCAGTTCACCAAGTCGGTGGCGATCGAGTTGGCGCACTACGAGATTCGGGTCAACGCCATCGCCCCGGGCAACATCCGCACGGCCATCGTCAAGAAATCGGCCGCCGGTGCGGATCTCGAGGAACTCGAGCAGTTCGAGGAGCGGATCCGGGCCCAGATGCGTGCCGACCGGCCGTTGAAGCGGGAGGGCACTGTCGATGACGTCGCCGAGGCCGCGCTGTACTTCGCCGGTGATCGATCGCCCTACGTCACGGGCACGGTGCTGCCCATCGACGGTGGCACCGTGGCGGGCAAGGTGATTGCGCGCAAGCCGAAGCCCCAGACCACCTAG
- a CDS encoding acyl-CoA dehydrogenase family protein, producing MAWDFSTEPEFEEKLAWIRDFVRAEVEPLEVLFPGCEFLPLDDDRRKIVDPLKQQVRDRGLWAPHLGPELGGQGFGAVRLTLINEILGRSSWGPIVFGTQAPDTGNAEILARFGTAEQKDRYLAGLLSGEIFSCFSMTEPQGGSDPRVFTTRAVRDGEHWVLNGRKYFSSNASVASFFIVVAVTDPDVPVHRGASTFLIPAGTDGVNIEATHHLVGSLPHEAGHSLIHYDNVRLPASAMLGEPGHGFQILQARLAGGRIHHAMRSIGVAQRALDMMAHRAKSRFTQGSSLADKQLVQAMIADSYAELLQFRLTVLHTAWLIDTAGEHAARAEIGVCKILASQVLKSIGLRAIQVHGAMGLTQQLPLTNVLLGGIALGLADGPTEAHKVNLARMLLKDYEPEDPEWPSEFLDVRIAAAQTKYGDRIERIPLVPPAPTP from the coding sequence ATGGCGTGGGATTTCTCCACCGAGCCCGAGTTCGAGGAAAAGCTGGCCTGGATCCGCGACTTCGTGCGCGCGGAGGTCGAACCACTGGAGGTGCTCTTTCCGGGCTGCGAGTTCCTACCGCTGGACGACGATCGCCGCAAGATCGTCGACCCGCTCAAACAGCAGGTCCGCGATCGCGGGCTGTGGGCCCCGCATCTGGGCCCCGAACTCGGCGGACAGGGCTTCGGCGCGGTCAGGCTCACGCTGATCAACGAGATCCTGGGGCGCAGCAGTTGGGGGCCCATCGTGTTCGGCACCCAGGCCCCCGACACCGGCAACGCCGAGATCCTGGCCCGGTTCGGTACGGCCGAACAGAAGGACCGCTACTTGGCCGGGTTGCTGTCCGGCGAGATCTTCTCCTGCTTCTCGATGACCGAACCCCAGGGCGGCTCGGATCCGCGGGTGTTCACCACCCGCGCGGTCCGAGACGGTGAGCACTGGGTGCTCAACGGCCGCAAGTACTTCTCGTCGAACGCGTCGGTGGCGTCGTTCTTCATCGTCGTCGCGGTCACCGACCCGGACGTGCCGGTGCACCGGGGCGCCTCGACCTTCCTGATTCCGGCCGGCACCGACGGGGTCAACATCGAGGCCACCCACCACCTGGTGGGATCCCTGCCGCACGAGGCCGGACACTCGCTGATCCACTACGACAACGTGCGGCTGCCCGCCTCGGCGATGCTGGGCGAACCGGGACACGGCTTCCAGATCCTGCAGGCACGGCTGGCCGGCGGTCGGATCCACCACGCCATGCGGTCCATCGGGGTGGCCCAGCGCGCGCTGGACATGATGGCGCACCGTGCGAAAAGCCGCTTCACCCAGGGCAGTTCGCTGGCCGACAAGCAATTGGTCCAGGCGATGATCGCCGACTCCTACGCCGAGCTGCTGCAGTTCCGGCTGACCGTCCTGCACACCGCCTGGCTGATCGACACCGCTGGCGAGCACGCCGCCCGCGCCGAGATCGGGGTGTGCAAGATTCTGGCCTCGCAAGTCCTCAAATCGATCGGGCTGCGCGCCATCCAGGTGCACGGCGCGATGGGTCTGACCCAGCAGTTGCCGCTCACCAATGTGCTGCTCGGCGGCATCGCCCTCGGCTTGGCCGACGGACCGACCGAGGCGCACAAGGTGAACCTGGCCCGCATGCTGCTCAAGGACTACGAGCCCGAAGACCCCGAGTGGCCCAGCGAGTTCCTGGACGTGCGGATCGCCGCCGCGCAGACCAAATACGGCGACCGCATCGAGCGGATCCCGCTGGTGCCGCCCGCACCGACTCCATGA
- a CDS encoding TetR family transcriptional regulator, with translation MTATKPLRSDRAHDTRAAILSAAERLFAEHGVFAVSNRQVSDQAGQGNNAAVGYHFGTKADLIRAIVRKHNEQVERLCEHMVDDVERAAQAGRPAELRDWVQCLVRPLAAHLTALTAAAGTSTYARFSAQLMPDPTHRDIVSQESLSSPSVLKIIQGLNRCLPDMPTEVRIERNAMARHLILHMFAEQERALAEGDATVRPGWDATADGLVDAITGLLLAPVTQRHTQGERP, from the coding sequence GTGACCGCCACCAAGCCGCTGCGCTCGGATCGGGCGCATGACACCCGCGCGGCGATTCTGTCCGCGGCGGAGCGGCTCTTCGCCGAACACGGCGTGTTCGCGGTGTCCAACCGCCAGGTCAGCGACCAGGCCGGGCAGGGCAACAACGCCGCCGTCGGCTACCACTTCGGCACCAAGGCCGATTTGATTCGCGCGATCGTCCGCAAGCACAACGAGCAGGTGGAGCGGTTGTGCGAGCACATGGTCGATGACGTGGAGCGCGCGGCGCAGGCCGGCCGACCCGCCGAGTTGCGCGACTGGGTGCAGTGCCTGGTGCGGCCGTTGGCCGCGCATCTGACCGCACTCACCGCGGCGGCCGGCACGTCCACCTACGCCCGATTCTCGGCGCAGCTGATGCCGGACCCGACGCACCGCGACATCGTCTCGCAGGAGTCGCTGTCCTCGCCGTCGGTGCTGAAGATCATCCAGGGCCTCAACCGATGCCTGCCGGACATGCCCACCGAGGTGCGCATCGAGCGCAACGCGATGGCCCGGCACCTGATTCTGCACATGTTCGCCGAGCAGGAGCGCGCACTGGCCGAGGGTGACGCGACGGTCCGACCCGGCTGGGACGCCACCGCCGACGGATTGGTCGACGCCATCACTGGTCTGCTGCTGGCACCGGTAACGCAACGTCACACCCAGGGAGAGCGACCGTGA
- a CDS encoding NADPH:quinone oxidoreductase family protein: MKAMLCREYGPPESLVLAEVPDPTPGPDEVVVRVRAAAVNFPDVLFMSGSYQVKVPPPFSPGSEFAGEVLAAGADSGWQPGERVSGSVMVGSFAEQVVAPASSLTRMPVGVEFADAAAFGVTYRTAYYTLRTVAPVQPGDPVVVLGAAGGVGLAAVDLATAMGARVIAAASGPEKLDLCRRRGAHATVDYDRENLRERIREITEGAGAAVVLDPVGGDYAEPALRALGRGGTFVTLGYAAGTIPKIPLNLVLLKGITVRGMEIRTFARDYPDAIGPADAELDAMFAAGAVRPYLGARFPLERAAEALRLVADRKAIGKVIIDVA; this comes from the coding sequence ATGAAGGCCATGCTGTGCCGCGAGTACGGACCGCCCGAAAGCCTGGTGCTCGCCGAGGTCCCCGATCCGACACCGGGTCCCGACGAGGTGGTGGTCCGGGTGCGTGCGGCCGCGGTGAACTTCCCCGACGTGTTGTTCATGTCCGGCAGCTACCAGGTCAAGGTTCCGCCGCCGTTCTCCCCGGGCAGCGAATTCGCCGGTGAGGTGCTCGCCGCCGGGGCCGATTCCGGGTGGCAGCCCGGCGAACGGGTATCGGGATCGGTGATGGTCGGCTCGTTCGCCGAACAGGTTGTCGCCCCGGCCAGTTCGCTGACCAGGATGCCCGTCGGCGTCGAGTTCGCTGACGCCGCGGCCTTCGGTGTCACCTACCGCACGGCGTACTACACGTTGCGCACGGTGGCGCCCGTGCAACCCGGCGACCCGGTGGTGGTGCTCGGCGCGGCCGGCGGGGTCGGGTTGGCCGCGGTCGATCTGGCCACCGCGATGGGCGCCCGGGTGATCGCCGCCGCCTCCGGACCGGAGAAGCTGGACCTCTGCCGGCGGCGCGGTGCCCACGCCACCGTCGACTACGACCGGGAGAACCTGCGCGAACGCATCCGCGAGATCACCGAGGGGGCGGGGGCGGCCGTGGTCCTCGACCCGGTCGGCGGCGACTACGCCGAACCGGCGCTGCGGGCACTCGGGCGCGGCGGCACCTTCGTCACGCTGGGCTACGCCGCCGGCACCATCCCGAAGATCCCGCTGAACCTGGTGCTGCTGAAGGGAATCACGGTGCGCGGCATGGAGATCCGCACCTTCGCCCGCGACTACCCCGACGCGATCGGCCCCGCCGACGCCGAACTGGATGCGATGTTCGCCGCGGGCGCGGTGCGGCCGTACCTCGGCGCGCGCTTCCCGCTGGAGCGGGCCGCCGAGGCACTGCGCCTCGTCGCCGACCGCAAGGCGATCGGCAAGGTCATCATCGACGTGGCGTGA
- a CDS encoding NADPH-dependent FMN reductase, with amino-acid sequence MAATTEHTTTDGPLIVGLGGTLRANSSTERALRYCLAEVERQGGRSRLYAGPDLDLPMYAPHELERTPKAAELVDALRGADAVVVASPGYHGAVSGLVKNALDYIEDLREDPRVYLDDTPWGCITCAYGWQAAVGTLGQLRVIGHALRAWPTPLGVAINSADPVWNSHGELVDESVQNQLRMLASQLLTFARTSGARR; translated from the coding sequence GTGGCTGCCACTACTGAGCACACGACCACCGATGGCCCGCTGATTGTCGGGCTCGGGGGAACCCTGCGGGCCAACTCCTCGACGGAGCGGGCCCTGCGCTACTGCCTGGCCGAGGTGGAGCGACAAGGCGGCCGGAGCCGGCTGTACGCCGGACCGGACCTCGACCTGCCGATGTATGCGCCGCATGAGTTGGAGCGCACCCCGAAGGCCGCCGAACTCGTCGACGCCCTGCGGGGTGCCGACGCGGTGGTGGTGGCCTCGCCCGGCTACCACGGCGCGGTATCGGGCCTCGTGAAGAACGCGCTCGACTACATCGAGGACCTGCGCGAGGATCCGCGGGTCTACCTCGATGACACCCCGTGGGGCTGCATCACCTGCGCCTACGGCTGGCAGGCGGCGGTGGGCACGCTGGGTCAGCTGCGGGTCATCGGGCACGCGCTGCGGGCCTGGCCGACGCCGCTGGGGGTGGCGATCAACTCCGCGGACCCGGTGTGGAATTCCCATGGCGAGTTGGTCGACGAGTCCGTGCAGAACCAGTTGCGGATGTTGGCCTCGCAGTTGTTGACCTTCGCACGCACCAGCGGCGCCCGGCGGTGA
- a CDS encoding ferredoxin: MKVTVDQLKCVSAGNCVANAPEVFDQDEDDGTVILLDENPPATLAGAVRDAVAACPASVISVDD, translated from the coding sequence GTGAAAGTGACTGTGGATCAACTCAAGTGCGTATCCGCGGGCAACTGCGTCGCCAACGCGCCCGAGGTGTTCGACCAGGACGAGGACGACGGCACCGTCATCCTGCTCGACGAGAACCCGCCCGCAACCCTGGCCGGCGCGGTCCGCGACGCCGTCGCGGCCTGCCCGGCGAGCGTGATCAGCGTAGACGACTGA
- a CDS encoding type II toxin-antitoxin system Phd/YefM family antitoxin: protein MTISASEARQRLFPLLEQVNTDHEPVRISSKAGDAVLMSADDYDAWQETVYLLRSPENARRLMEAVARDKSGSGTPARAASIGELEALAGGQE from the coding sequence ATGACGATCAGTGCCAGCGAAGCGCGGCAACGTCTCTTTCCCTTGCTCGAACAAGTCAACACCGACCACGAACCTGTGCGCATCAGCTCCAAAGCCGGAGATGCGGTGCTGATGTCGGCGGATGACTACGACGCGTGGCAGGAGACGGTCTATCTCCTTCGCTCGCCCGAGAACGCGCGCCGCCTGATGGAGGCTGTGGCCCGCGACAAGTCTGGATCCGGCACTCCGGCGCGCGCGGCGTCGATCGGCGAACTGGAGGCATTGGCCGGCGGCCAGGAATGA